In Rhodamnia argentea isolate NSW1041297 chromosome 5, ASM2092103v1, whole genome shotgun sequence, the DNA window catgagattgaaattgaTGAATGAAAGGGTAAGAGCCGACATCATGCGAATCATGGAGAGACCGATACACACTTGAAGGGATGCATCAATCATGTGGTGTggatttgattattatttggcAAGAAATCAGAGCATATGCTCTTTGGATACTATCTTCCAAAACCTTCCGTTTTGGCCTATAAATCCCTGGCATTCCACTGTCCTAAATCCAAACACActaacatcatcatcatcaaccacCCTCTTTGAGAGTCCAGTGAGAGACCCAGAGTGTGAGAGGTGTCGAAGACGATGAAGTCCAAATGTTCGATTCTGATCCATATCGTGTTGCTTCAATGCCTAGTGGTCCTCGTCGCATCGCAAGGCTTTGATTTCTTCTACTTCGTTCAGCAGGTGAGTTTTGTGTGACTTGACTTGTGGTTTCAGATTTGGGGTGAGATCCTAAAGTTTCATTTAAGCACGTAGAAGCTCATGAATTCTTACTGATTTTCACGATGAACAGTGGCCCGGGTCATACTGCGACACAGAGCAGTCCTGTTGCTATCCGACCACTGGGAAGCCAGCAGCGGATTTCGGGATTCATGGGCTCTGGCCTAATTACAACGACGGCTCGTACCCGTCCAACTGCGATCCCAACAGCCCCTTCAGCCCGTCGGAGGTACGTGCCCAGTGTTCTCATCAAACTGGTATTGCTTTGTTGTCTTCTTGTTGAACCGAGCGAAATTTGCTAGGAGGGATGTATGGATTCACTTGTTGATAATTAGGATTAGCTATTTCTAAATGATGATAACTATCCACAATGAAGCCCCCCCAAAAAGAGCATACAAGTGTAGTTCAGAATTTGCGTAAACGGTAAACGGTATGTAGTCACACTCTGTATCAGGTACACAAATCACAAGTTGTCGAAACCTTGTCCTCTTCCGATCACACAATAAACGTCTTCGTTTATCTCCTTCGGAACTGAAATCATGGAGCATAACCGGGGAAAAGCATTTTTAACTGGacaaaagattgaatttttagtCTTCTTCTGAAAGAGCAAAAGCTGCTCTCTAACTAAAGGACGTCCTTAGCAGTAATATGTTGTCTGACGGTCCAGGGACTCTCGTCCATGAATTTGACACTAGGAAAGAACTAAACGCAAGATTTCTTTTACATTAGCCCAGCGAGTCAGCGACAGTATCCCAGGTAACGTCTGCACCGGAGTTCAACAGCCAGGATAAttccttacaaaatttcagcATAGACTTTCTTACTTACACTTGCAATCACTTCgccgaaaaaaatgaaatgttttGTTCTCCAGATAGGATATCAGCTGTACATCATTTATATTGTTGACAGAACCCTGAGATATCGCATTTGCCCCGTTTTGATCAGATATCGGACCTCCAAAGTAGTATGCAGAGGAGCTGGCCAACACTGGCGTGCCCGAGCAGCGATGGCCAACAGTTCTGGTCGCACGAATGGGAGAAACACGGTACCTGCTCGGAGTCTGTCCTTGATCAACACGCTTACTTCGAATCGGCTCTCGGCCTCAAGCAGAAGGTTAACCTCCTCCAAGCACTGACAAGCTCAGGTACTCGTATGTTTTGTCAAAATAGCAACCAAGTGAACTTCTGAACTTTGATCGACGCGAGATGAGGTCGAATCGACTCTAGACATAAGTGTTCTGTGTGGAAACGTTGCTGTACTAAATTCCACGTGTGGGTGTCGCTGGATCAGACCTCGACACGGCGAGTTCCTTTCGATCTGAGCATTCCAACACCGACATGCCATGAGTGACGGAGTCCATGCTTGTACTTCCTAAGATGTCAACTCGTCACTTGATCTCTCCTTGATGTGTAAATTGCAGGAATCACACCAGGAGGCTCATACAGCTTAACGAGCATAAAAGACGCTATCACGGATGCAGTAGGGTACACTCCGTGGATCGAGTGCAACAAGGACTCCTCCGGGAACTCCCAGCTTTACCAGATTTACCTGTGCGTCGACACTTCCGGGTCCGACCTAATCAAATGTCCTGTGTTTCCTCATGGCGCGTGCTCTTCAGAGATCGAGTTCCCTTCTTTTTAGGACTTAAATATGTGGTTGCCCATGGTGTCGTATCGTGTGTATGTGTCAGGCTATATTCGCATGATTCTAATGACTCCATCCAATTCATTCCCGCGATGTTACTAGCGTAAAAGGACTTAATAACATGGCTAAGGTAGCCTCTTCAGCAAAATGGCCATGTCTACGTCGATCTCATTGCTTCAGACAATGTGTCATCTGAGTATGCTTTAACCGAAAAGCCAGAAAGAACGTGGCGTCTCGTGAACTTTCTCAAGAGGGTGTGGCTTGTACGCAATTGGCATTGCAACAAAGAAATACCtaacttcaacaaaaaaaaaaaaggctaattaggaaacatatttaaaaaaaacgattgcttaaaataattagtcaataaaaaatatttttattatcgacaacaatttaagTCTTTATATTTGTGGGgatgacgaaaatatttctccttcatttatttttgtaagtgatgcAAACAACTGGGTGCGTTTGTTTTACA includes these proteins:
- the LOC115750157 gene encoding ribonuclease 1, encoding MKSKCSILIHIVLLQCLVVLVASQGFDFFYFVQQWPGSYCDTEQSCCYPTTGKPAADFGIHGLWPNYNDGSYPSNCDPNSPFSPSEISDLQSSMQRSWPTLACPSSDGQQFWSHEWEKHGTCSESVLDQHAYFESALGLKQKVNLLQALTSSGITPGGSYSLTSIKDAITDAVGYTPWIECNKDSSGNSQLYQIYLCVDTSGSDLIKCPVFPHGACSSEIEFPSF